The Columba livia isolate bColLiv1 breed racing homer chromosome 2, bColLiv1.pat.W.v2, whole genome shotgun sequence genome includes the window ATGACACAAATCTCTGCATCGCAACAACTCAAGGTTGCATCTGCCTTCAGCACCCAGTCTCAGTCGGCAGCTGCCTGGGGAGTTTTCCCTCTCACCCCATGTCCTAGTGACTCTGGGGAGCCCTGAGCTGCATGTGGCTGCTGGCACGTTGTGTCACACGGCATCTGATGGACTGAGCTGCTGTGGATTTGCCAGTCTGTTTCTGAACCTGCTGGCAGTTTTGGCCTCCGGTGCAGCCTGTGACAGTGACTGCCATGGGTTAATTACATTTCCTGGGGAGAAAGGTCTGTGTTCTGTAGTTTGAAAGCAACTGCCATGGATCTTCACTGAGGGCTGGTGCttccagagagaaaagaaggtaTGTCCCTTTTCACCTTCTCAGTGCTACTGAAAAGATTGCTATGTGATTTAATGGGAAGAAAGTGCAATTTTGGAAAGGCTTAATATTACTAATGACAATCTCTCAAATTGGACTTGTATCCTATCAGAGAAACACACATTGTGATGTATCGTTTAAAAATAGTCAGCAGTATGTATTAACCATCTCTCTTCTGATGggatcttaatttctttttctttttcccatccGTGTTTTCCTTCTTTACATGCTGCTAATGGACCTTCATCTTTCCCGGGGGGAGGTCTTCAGAGAATTCTGGCCTGTGACTGCTAATTAGTTGTTACTTTTCATGATACCATCTATATGTAAAGTATGAATCCAGCTGTTATCTGGGTGATACAGCCCTCACAACAGATCTTTTCTGGGAGAAGAATGTCGAGGTCTGGAAGTTTCCTGTACCTTGATTACCCCAGTGTGAAGCCTGGATGACTCTGCTTTCCTGGAGTTCCATTAGTATCAGAAGGTTAGCTGGTGTGCAAGAGGATGATCAGGTCATATATTTAGAGAGAACAGCAGTCGTCCAAAATACTGAAATGGCATGTGTGCTGTGACTCTAACACCATAActaagcaaaaaggaaaacaaaatttaaagtacaaattttctgctcttctttgaAGGAGCTGTGGAGTATCTAAGCTCCCTGTGTGGTATAATTTATTCTTTGCAGTACGTGAGTGAGAAAAGCCAAGAACCCATTTTGAACACCATGATTTCATACTGGAATCCTTTGGtacacttatttttcatttgtttgacTTCCTTTTAGGAATTGTAAATAAATAGCATTGACAAAGTTACTTACAATACAGGGATACAGCTTATACATCAGGACAAAATCTTAAGGTAGCCTTCCCAACACAAAAGTGTGGTAGAACTAATGTAGATTTAGTGCTACTTTTCAGATGTGCCTCTGAGGAAACAGTGAAATAGTTTTGATTGCTAATATCCTTAAAAAATGCTATTCAAAGGATAATCCTAATAAtccaataaaaagaaaatcagaagaatgGGAGGGATACAAGGATCAGGCAGTCACTTGGATCCAAAGTTCTGTCTTGCGTAGATCTTTGAAATTGTGTCTCTACTTCAGTACCTCACCCTGCTGATGACTTCAGATGTGTTTTTTACCAATGGATGAATAGtctaaggaaataaaataatgccaATGTAATGTTGAAAAGCGATACCACACCCTAGTACTAGGAAcgcccctttttttttttttttttttaaaaaaaatgttttgactaAATGTTCATGTTCGTGTTCATCTACATGAATGTGTTTCTTAAGGTGAAAAGGAAAGACCTTCTATGCTTAATACCATTTTGTGTAACTTAAAAAGAAGGTTGGTACTCAGCTATAGCAGTACTCCTCACAGTAGCACACCCTGCTGACACtggcaataaaaataacagttacAGAAAGAGTGAACTTTTAACTTTGTGACTCCGAGATATGCAAAGGTAAAGGCAGTAACTTACGTAACTCTTATCTGTAGAAACCTGATCCTTGCACGCACTCATTGCGTTTCATGAGTCGGCGCTTTTGGGATCTCGTTCAGTGGTAACAATCTGCGCTGAGCTCTTGCAACTTGTCTCTGCTGTCTCACACTCTTGCTGTGCTACAGGTATGTGTGgtgggtggtgtttttttcattgttgtctggtttgttttgttttttgtttgattgtttgtttgtttttaaacaagtggATGCTGAGATCCGACTGGTGTGTTTGGGGGACTTTCGTTTTACCTTCATGCTTTCTTAAAGAGTGCATGCTCATTCAAATGCCACCAGGGTTCTACCCTTTTCCCAAATTGTTTGAGATAATAGTTCagaattcttttattttcccttcgaGGTGAGGAAGACCTCTCAGCAGGAGGACTCAGGAGAATCTGTTGAAAGTGAAAGAGCCACAGAACACTTAGTATGAAACACGTTCTACAGCAAATGTAGAAACACTGTCACATTTTGACTACATGAAAAGCTTGCGAGTTTATATGGCTATAAAACACTCAAGCCAATGCTGCTGTTCACAGGCTTGTGTCTGGATATCATTTCATCAGCTGCTGTATCTGcatctttaaatatttcatgttttacaTTTTACTTTACATTTTATCAGATAATGTGAAATGTTTGCAATTAAAAACTTCAAGGATATACTGACTGGTGAGGGCACTGTGTTTGTGATTCTGGAGCTCTGaaatatatgtttatttaaTATTCAAGTGCTGGGTTTTAttctattttgtgtttttcgtgtaatcaaaagaaaacagtttgtgAATGGAAAATCAGTTATCAGCTCTTTATCACTATATATTTAAGCTGTTTTTTGTCTTGTATGTTGACctaataattcattttttcctggtagacttgttttaaattacaagTCCTATATGTTTGACCAcaacatgtgaaaaaaaaacaaaaaacaaaaaacaaaaaaacaaaccaaaacaaaaactaaccaaaaccaaaacaaaaaaccccccacacacataaaaaacccaaacaaactcaTATGGGTTGGTAtggcttattaaaaaaaaataacaaaacctaCAACATAGAGGACTAGTATTATATAAATGTGTTCCTAAAGTTAATATAGCTTCGAAATAAGATACAGCTTGTCTTGAATTGgtctgtgaaaatgaaataccTCAGGAGGTTCAACACTAGCCCTGCTAATGCTGCTGGGGATATGCTGAATTTTACAGTCCAGAACATCTTGGTCCCTGGAAGTCTGTGCAAATCCCCTGGCTGCaggcttgtttgcttgtttgttttcctaaaggTGTCCCTTTAGTGCCACAGCTATTGAAATCCCACTAGTTCAGGGGCTGTTCAGTAACCTGCTTTTCCCCGTTTCTCTCTGTGAGAGCATTTGGCATAGTCAAGATTGAATGTCCTTATTTCTATACTAATGAAGGTTTCTTAGACAGTGCAAGCAATTTATCTGCAGAGAGTTTATGTAAAGATTTATCTAAATTCTCTCCACATTCTTTAATAATTTGGAGATGCTCTATGCATATTCAAATAAGTTACTTGGATCATTCTGCAGCAATAGGAAGTCGGTTTACCCAGTTGGTTAACCTGCGGCCTGTGGCATAAAATTTTTAACTTGAGGACGAGGAGCTACATGTATCTGTGTTAGATTCAGCCAGTATTTTTTGACCTTTGTGatttacttgtttattttcatttaaataatagTTTGTAAAACATTAATCGTACCATACTGTTAGCTTGTTCATAAAGCATTTAACTCAATAAATTTTTCCTTAtgctcagattttctttttcctatctTGGAGTtcagatgctttccttattaaataaatataattttctacTCTGGCTTTCACTGTTGTATTTTTCCTGGCACCTTCCTTAAGTATCCTCCTTCAAAAGTCTGTAACATCTGAGGGTAAAACTGGTTTTCAAAAAAGATATCTTGACACTCAAAAAGTCTattatgaaacattttaaatctcTGCAGGAAAATATCACATTTAATCTAAGTGTGATTATTTGTTTCTACAcagtagcatttttttttcttcagaacacAGAGTCCTATATTAAGTCTTTACAGTCTATAGTAAAGAAAGCTACGCATTCCTGGCAAAGGCCGGGCCCAAAAAGTTCTAGTGAATGGAACCAAATCCAATTGGCTgctggtcacgagtggtgtgCCCCAGGGCTCAGTAGTGAGGTTAGtcctgtttaatctctttatcaatgatctggatgctcaggattgagtgcacccttagtaagtttgcagacaacaccaaattgggtgggagttttgatctgctggagggtaggaaggccatacagatgGATGTGGACCGGCTGGATCATTAGGTTGAGGTcaattgcatgaggttcaacaaggccaagtgccgggtcctgcacttgggttacaacaaccccaggcagcagtacaggctcagggaagagtggctggaaagctgcttggcagagagggatctgagggTGTTGACTGACAGCCGGTTGAATATGAGCAGGCAGAGTGTCCAAgcggccaaaaaggccaacaacatcctggtttgtatcagaaacagtgtggccagcaggactaaagAAGTGAATGTGctactgtactcagcactggtgaggccacaccttgaatactgcattcagttttgggctctaCATCACAAGAAcaacattgaaatactagagagagtgcagaggagggtgatgaagctggtgaggggccaggagcacaagtgtgatgaggagcagctgggggaactggggctgtttagtctggagaaaaggaggctgaggaagaCTTTTTTGCTCTCTATAACTACcagaaaggaggttgtagcatggagggtgttggcctCTTCTTCCTAGCAGCaggtgatgggacaagaggaaatggcctcatgttgtgacaggggaggtttagattggatattaggaaaaaaattattcacagaaagggttgtcaggcatgggaacaggctgctcaaggaattggtggagtcaccattcctggaggtgtttaataggcatttagatgaggttcttagggaaatggtttagtgctggagttaagTTATAGttagactcgatgatcttgagggtgtcttccaactgaaatgattctatgattctgtatgaTGAAGAGTGAAAGAACTGGGTTCATCATTATTTAAATAGTTTGTGGTGACTCCCAGCTAGTTGGTCACAGCTCTGTTTCTTACTGTAGGGCAGGGAAATCCTGGTTATGTACCAGGTCCCCTCTGAAGAGTTCGTAACATAAGAAACTCTAACAAgattattatttataaaatatcaCCCAGGGGGCTTATGGACTTCTTCATCTTAGTTCTAACAGTAATCAGCATGTTCACAATATTACTGTAGTGATTCAAAAATTCAGCAGTCTATTATATGATACCTCTGTGTTTGGATCTTTTTCATGATGGTATGCTGGAATATTCTCAACTGAATGATTTTTGTCCTTCAGTCTCACACATGGCGAACGAATTGAGGCCCTGTCCATGTGATATTGGAGACAGGTTTGACTACGGAGGCCGTGGGCAGGAAGTGCAAGTTGAGCACATCAAGGCCTATGTTTGCAAACCACCTGCCAGCACGGAAAAAGCTGTGATTGTGATTCATGATATATTTGGATGGGAACTCCCAAACACCAGATACATAGCTGATATGCTGACAACTAATGGATACATGTAAGAAATTCTACTTTTTTCAAACGTATTTTTTATAAGAAAGATTGTTGAAccaattatttacttttttttttctttttttttttttttttaaatacatatatataaaccaTACAAGTGAGAATAATTTCATAGGCTTCACATACAGGTTTCTCTAACGTGGTTCCTGTTTGTTAAAACAGTGTCAGAAGTTTAACATAGCTGAGTAGTCCTACCATAACACGACAATAGGCAAGTACAAAAGAAAAGAGGGGAGATATAGAAAAATCTTATCTTGTATTGTTCATTGGGTTATTGGAGTGCCTCCATAGCCTGAAGCAGCCTGCTTTCCCCTCCTGATGTAGTGTCTCTGTAACTTTGCTGGTACGGTAAAAATTCCAGAGAAGACAAAGTGATTCCTTGAAGGTACCATGTACCAGGTTGTgtcaaggaaagaaacaagttctCAAATACATGAAAAACAATTGGGTATTCTCTTTACTGTGTTACTGGGCTAGCATTCCCTCTCACCAAAAACATCTACCATGTAAACTGTagggctgtattttttttaaccagtaCGAAACTGCTAATGTACGAAACATGGCAAAATGTATCTGGAAGTTATGCTAAGTCTCCTTATTAGCCACAGAAAAGAATAAGGGTGGCTTGTACAGTGCTTTGATGTAGATTGAATTCTGTGCATATTCAACAGATAAAATTTGTTGTATAGTGCAGATGGACTTTCCTTTAATCCATTCTCAGTATGATTTAATaggcataaaatatttttgtttttcttgcagagCGATCTGCCCAGACTTTTTTGTGGGCCAAGAAGCTTGGAAACCTTCTAATGACTGGGCAATTTTCAAGGATTGGCTGAAAACTCGAGAGGCCAGCAAAATAGACAAGTACAACTGTTGTTCCTTGTCCAGAGAGTGGTCATCCTTCTGTAGCAGGAGTTATTGTTTCAGTAAACATGCAAAATTAGATTCTAAGTTATTAATGGGTCAAATACAGCTGGGTGTCCACAGAAATTGCATGCAGTTCCTGAGTTAAGCTCATGGTTATGAGAGGTGCTTTTTGGAGAAAAGTAGAACTTTGAACAAGAATAAATGACCACTGTTTCCCTGTGCAGAGAGTAGAAGTGAGGTGAATGActcaaaagaaaagaacaggCAAAGGCTAGAAGATTGAACTCACTCCTCCCACTTCAGTTTGATTCAGTTCCTGCAGGCAGGCACAACATCTAGGGGTTTTAACGAGGTTGCAAACGTAGCCACCAAATACTGTTTAGCCAAGGCAAATTAGTCCTACTCCCTATCAGATTACAGCTAGTTCAAAGCTTACTACTTTGTCATTCTTCTCACTGTATTTTTCCCCATTATTATCTGACATGTAACTTAATTGCATTACGTTACTGCTGATTTTGAAACAATTTCAAATTTGCTTCCACATTTGCATAAAGCATTGGTCTTCCCTATGAGAGACAGTTTACCTATAGACACATCTGTGAGAATGGGATGTTCTTCACTGGCCACATGTCTCAAACTTTTATTTATGTTAACCTTTAAGACAACTGTTGCCATTTATAAAGTTACTTGGACTGGTCTTTATAAATCCCCTCAGTTTCTCGTAACAGTGATTTGGAAGACTGATCTTGTCCCCTGgattttcctttatattttaaagctcAATAATAGTAAATTAGAGTTGTGGGTTGACTCCAGCCAGCAGCCAACACTCATGCATCTTCTCATTTGCTCCCCCAAGAGGgacagggaagaaagagaacaggaggaacaaaagcaagaaaactcatGGATTGAGGTTAACACAGTTTAACAAGtgaaggcaagagaaaaaacacgAGTGATGCAAGTGCAGTCAGTCATCACTTCCCACAAGCAGAACAATGTCCAGCCAGTCTCTGGGCAGCagcaagggaggaaaaggaggccAGGGGAACAGAGATGGGGTCTTAATTCACTTTCATTCACATGTCTCAGGGAAGTTGCTGTCGTCCTGAAGTATCTGAGGGAACAATGTGGTGCAAAGGAGATTGGTGTCATTGGGTTTTGCTGGGGTGGAGCAGCAGTACAACATCTGATGCTGAAAAATCCTCATATGAAGACTGGAGTGTCCCTCTATGGTGAGTCTCAAATGCCCATTATGATGTGAGCAGATGGGACCAGGGCAGGAACTTACTCTGTAGAAGTATTACTGTAACAAAACTCAGTGAGACATCTTATGGAAGAAGGAGGTGTAATACAGGAGAGTAATACAAACTCTTCAAGCAATTTGATTTTACACGCTCACATTCTTGCACTGAGATAACCATAGCCAGTAACATCTATGTGATCATTTGGCACAGTCAGGATCACTTCAGTGCAACATAGCACAGAAGGGACAATTGCCAAGGCCTCACTGTAAGTCAGGTTCCTCCTGGCTCGTGATATAAAAATGGTTTCTGGACctaacttttatttcttttaggaGCCACCAGTAACTCTGAGGTGAATCTTTGCCtcagtgtcttgctctgcctgcaCAAGTCTTAGGACAGGTTCCCGCCCACTGTCTACTTTTCATTGTTTGGAGAACCTGTCTGTACCCTGTTGCCCTGTTTAACCTGCAGGAAGAGACATGGCAGCATTGACACACTGTAgcctttctgctctgctgctgttagAGTACAAGGGCTTTTGCCAAGGAGTCGCCGGAGCTGGGGTCTGCACAGACCGCAGAGCTTCAGGTCATGACATGAACCCCTTTTTTTCTCAATGTTACTGCTGGCAGGGGTCCCTCATTATTAGTATGAACCATTTTTTAACTCTGCGTTTTAACCATCGCACTCTTACTCTTCCATTCTTAATGTATTTATGTGacctttaatatttttgtcataAACCTCTGTACTTCTGTATAACCCAAAGCAAGTTATATACATTTGAGGTGAAAGGAGGTTGAAGGTATTTTCCCAGAAAGATTATGGGGAATGTTTTGCTGCATGATTTGCTGATCAGTTGAGTCAATTCATCAATGCTATAATACTTgctatatttttacttttctgttgtATGAATTCCAATAATGAAAAGAGTGGCCAGGGCAGTAGCTACTTCATTTTCTTGAGATTTAAATTCAAACATATTTGAATAgtcaaaattaaaacagaatttgttCTGAATTTTTGTCAGTGTAAATATATGCACAGTGAAATCCTAGCCAGGTATCTGAAATGATGAATATTTACAATTATCTGAAAAATGGCCATACCGGGctagaggcagcagctctgaagtGTCCGTCTTTCACAGGACCCTGATTCTGACAGTGGTCAGAAGGAGACACCCAAAGAGAAATGACAATGGGGTAAATGTATAATAATAATTCTCTTACTTTTTGGACAGAACTGGTCTTTCTATCTTCAGTGACATCCCAAAAGACAGAAAGTTCTCATAACAAAGGGGACTTTGAAGcaaaatgtgtttaattttattacaaaacGATCATCTCTAACTGATCagaatatcttttattttgaCTGTATAGCTTTAGTAGCGATTTAACCACCTTATGAAGCACAACACGTTTCATATGTTTCTCGCTTCCCTAGGAGTGATCAGGTACTTTGAAAGCAGATCCAATTTGCTTCATCCcacctttttcatttttgctgaaaaggatgatcatgtGCCATTGGAAGAGGTGAGTTTCCCATCAGAAGTGTTTGaaggtttttattcttttcatgcTTGTTTTGTAATTTGGCATTTAGTTAAGATAAACTAAAATATTCATttaccttttcttcctcttccactAAGCCTAACAACAAATGTAACTCTATTCAAATTTATGTTGTTTATctccaaaccaaaaatatttacagtgacaccaaaaatgttgggttttttttgtttctgttgcaaAAGATGGATGATTTATGTATGGGAGTTCCAAGGAGAAAACTATCGAGAATCATATGGCAGTCAAAGGAAGACTTCAGTTAGGTTTAAGACAGGACAGACTCTTTAATCGTACTGATATTACAAAAAATCAGCTTAAAGACACCAACTGTACCAGTGCAATCAGTACTTTCAGGAGACTGAAAAAATCTTATGACtatccttttccttcccccgcTGTGCTGCAGACCTTCTCCTTCCTGGTACACTTGCCAAGAGCTCTTGGGGAACATGGGCAGAGAATGCCTGGATAAAGACGATTATCTACCGAAGGGATCAAAGAAGGCGGCATGCTTTCGCTGAGTGttgtttgctttaattttccTGCCAAAAACGCCACTAGCTTGGAAGAGCCATTTTTGTATCTGTGCCTCTCCTCCCTCATTTTCATATTAATTCAAATTTCTAATTAATACAACATCTTACCCTATTTTTTTGTGAAGTCTGTCAACAGTAACTTGTGCAGTGCTGTCCTTCTTATGACACTGAGAAGTGCTGTTATCTTTATCAGGTATCATTACAGTATCCCAAGTAACAGGAATGCATTTGGGTACAAAATTAGTAGAAGAGAAAATTATGTCAAGGACATACTCTATCTCCCATACAGCAAAAAACCAGGACAATTTGTGGACTGTAAATATAAAACGCTTTAAGTATGTACTCAGCCAACATGGAACGTTCTCTGTTACAGGTCACCCTACTGGAGCAGAAACTTAAACAAAACTGCAAAGTTGATTATGAAGTTAAAATCTACCCTGGACAGACTCATGGGTTTGTACATCGCAAAAGAGAAGATATCAATCCTCAAGATAAGCCTTTCAttgaagaagcaagaaaggataTGATCAACTGGCTGAATAAATACCTTTAGCATAAAGAAATGCCCATAAAAGAAGCCAAGTGTTGTGGGAcatcagaaaataataaatactatATTGATTAAAAAGTTCTTaaagaatcaaaatattttgtagaacTCTTCTGCAATAACACTACTTACTTGCACTTATTTTCTAAGGCGATGCTTAGAAATGGCTTTTCAAGTGCTAAAAGCCATATatgtaaaaagcatttttaaatttcacctTGTTTATCTTAATGTAAAAAGGATATTTGAATTTAATATTGTCTATCTTAATATTGTGAGAATCTCATGTGTGATAATTTCTAAAACAGAATCtgaaattttcacttttttataTTAATGTCAATATGATAAAAAATCATTGGAACTCTCCCTACACTTTAGAAATGCTCTTATAAAGACCTCTGAGATTTTCAGCTTTGGGGAAAATACAGTTCTGGTTGGAAGGCCGAGACATTTTCTTGGAAACAGAACATCCTAGTCAGAATTCATAAAACCAGCCCAACATAATGCCGGAAAGTGGGAAGGGAAGCAGGACAATGAGAAGAAATGTATGCAGACTGTAAAGGGACCCTTCTCTCGTTTTTGAtgcatttacaaatatttttattcctagTTCAGTGTCACTTGATGGCAGTAAGCTATGTTGCTGCCTTAGCCTGTCTGTGGGGTGTGTTGTTCCTTTATGCTTGTCTTCAGGCACATGCCTGTGTTTCCCCCATTTCTAAGCCTCCTTTTGGATTCTGAAACACTCACAGACCTCTGGACAAAGCTGCAATGGCCTCTTGCTAGGCTGTCTGACCTTCACCCGCATCAGAATCCTCTGACATTTAATAATGTCTCTTTTGCTAAGCACCAGTGTCCTTCATTCCTTTCTCCCTCACATTATCTTCATCAGAAGCCCTAGCACCAGATGACTTTCTGATGCTGccccttcttcttttttcaggaaaatgcatcACATCATTTCACAACCAGCTCAATGCAAATCCTCTGTTAACTCTCATGGACTCAGGCAGTTGCCCTACCCCCCATCCTCATTCAGAGTTGAATCTAAACCGATGTGGATGACAACATTGTCTCCTCACCTCCACAATCCTTACAGTATCATCTCAGGATTCTCTATGCTGTGATTTAATGAGGTACCAGGATTGGTAAGGTACAGCCCATCCCTAGTGACTAGGGGAACATCACTGCAGTTATCCTCCTTCAGTGCCTCTCAGTGTGTTTCATTGTAATCAGGTGGTGAGTCCTTTCCTGCATCTGTGATGTTGAAGGAATAGCTAAAATTTTGTACTGAGCCCAACCCAGTTTCCCCTCAGTGAAATGCTTGTGAGCCCAGGGACTCCCTTCAGCTTTCACAGAATATTATCCTTCGAGGTGCAGCCCCTCAGATGTTTCCATTGCCCCCacaatatatttcttttcacGGTCACCTCTGCCAGCCGTGCCTGGCAGCTCCCTCACTCAGTCACCTTCCCTCTGGCTCCCCTGCAAACCAGGAGCACATGCCAGGCCAGGCCTAAGTGGTCTGTGATGGAGCTGCAGCCTCACAAGTGTCTTTGAACTCCATAGTGCCTCTTCTTCAGAGTCTGCCACCAGGTGGGTCCCACATTCTCAGCAGTTCTTCAGCCATCCCTCCATCTCAAACTCCTCCTTCATGCCgctctttccccttcctcctgcaATTCATTGTGTATCTCCCATGAGAAAACAGCTCTCCCTGCACCACAGAGTTGACATTGAAGAAACTCTCCTGTCTTTCAAAACTATTGCATACAGACCTCTGAGGTGAAAGTGCAAAAGCTTCCTTTGCTCCTTGGCTTACGCCCTCAGTCAGCGATTAATGCTGTTCTCTGTTTGAGGCTCTGCACATCGTGTTCCCGTCCCCTTGCTGTTTGATTTCAGGAAAGATGAGCCTGTTCTTAGTGGGTCTAGCCAGCTGAGAGAAATCTTCTTCAGGTGTGCAGGACATTGTTGCCTTTGCCTTGGAGGACTCACTGCCATGAGTCATGCTGGTCATGCTGGTTGAAACAGTCGCTCTGTGTTAGGGAATGTCCTTTTCCCTAGATTTCCCACACCAGAGACTCAGACATAGATTCCAGAGattcttcttaaataaataatttatttgcatgGTACTGTAGTAGAGCAGCTTGACCTTGGTGCCTTCTGAAGAGGGAacctcagcagaaaaaaacttGGACAATTATACCCTCACAATCCAAGCCCACAGCCACCCTGTATGTCACTCCAGGCCAATTGCAAAATTAGAGTCCGAGTTCTCCCTGTTCTTCATTGgatatctttatttttgttagatAGGCTGTCAATTAAAGTTCTTACCTTCAATTGCTATTTTTCACCCACAGTTGGAGGTAATAAGTTCTCAGTAATAGCCAAAACGTTCTTCTGCTAGGCACTGTTTggtactttttcttatttccaggGTCATAGCTCCCCTGATCTTCCAGCCTGAAGATTCAGAGGCCTTTTTTGCTTAATGAAGCAGAAGGCTCAAaagttcacagcttgcagaagttatgcCAAGAAAACTTAGTTATGCCAAATGAAATCTATATAATCATTTTCTAACCAAGTTCTATAAGAAGCAGTACACCAAATAATTCAGTAAGTTAAGGCAGTCTATTCCCTAACACTCTACATTGGAGGTGAGCAGTTTCCTGATGCCCTCTACAATTCTGTGCTTGGGCTGGGTCTGTGTGGCTTCCTTGTGATGCACAGAGAGGGTGAAGGGCCGGACAGTGACTTCTGTGCTTCCTGCCAGTCCTGGCATGGTTCTGGACTCAGCACATAAAGCAGAAAGAGTTTTGACATGGGAGAACTCCAGACACCTCCTGTCGCTGGTGCAGGAACATCTGGTGTGTGTGCCTGAGCAGTTTGGGGTAACAGGAGGATAACAATGCACAAACCTTCCCAGAAGAAAACAACGTGGGTATGTGGATCAGATAGACTGTGAAGTGTGAATTCATTTCCCAGCTATGCATTCACACCCAATTTATCAGGGTTGCTATGAGAACAAACACAAATGATGACACTGAACTCCCTGTAACTATTGTCTCACAtggattttaaataaaagagcC containing:
- the LOC102089053 gene encoding carboxymethylenebutenolidase homolog; translated protein: MANELRPCPCDIGDRFDYGGRGQEVQVEHIKAYVCKPPASTEKAVIVIHDIFGWELPNTRYIADMLTTNGYIAICPDFFVGQEAWKPSNDWAIFKDWLKTREASKIDKEVAVVLKYLREQCGAKEIGVIGFCWGGAAVQHLMLKNPHMKTGVSLYGVIRYFESRSNLLHPTFFIFAEKDDHVPLEEVTLLEQKLKQNCKVDYEVKIYPGQTHGFVHRKREDINPQDKPFIEEARKDMINWLNKYL